AAGCCAGGATGTGAGCACTAGGTCTGGGCACATTACCACCTGGGATCCTTCCGCCTGTCTGAAGCTACTCAACAACTCAGGTTATTATCACATACTTCTGAGGTCATCTGGTGGAGTTTGTCCCTCACTCTGTGTTACTGTAGTTTActcatgtcaaactcaaggcccgggggccaaatccggccctttagaccagaGGTCACCAACACTGTGACCGCGGACCCCAGATTGCCCGCCTGGACCATGTAAGGGGCCCAAAGAAAAAACAGATgtagttaaatactgctgcacctgagttttagtattaaattaacacctttaaatgtttattttcattgaaacattgttagaaatgtttttatgtcctgcagatttggtgtatggtcagtgttatatatatatatatatatatatatatatatatatatatatatatattttcatttcaaggtagggctgcacaattaatcaaattttaatctgTTGCctcgattaaattaacctgatcctcggcaatatttacattgaaatacgagctctgcactctgtaatagtgtattcatTGAGTTAGCCTtgggtacattttaaattattcgtttattttttaattataaatattatttaaagtgtaattttgcactgtaataTGTTATAATAGTGATTACAAAATTGATCAAAAACAATCAGGATTatcattttagtcataattgtgcagccctaatgcaaggtggatttttgtaaaatacgacataattttcacattttacaaatgttacatgttatacgattggttaaaagttgtttgttagtatcTATTAAAACaggaagatgatcattttcAATGAAATGGTTAATGAAAATGATACATTTGCATAAATTCTgagaaataaagtatttcatgttgaaacctcagCATTTCCTGCCATTGTTAAGTTGCTGCTAGCCTCCCTTATTATCttagcctctaattaaagtgaaccCGTGAACAATTagaatttaaaaagtgcttttcaaactaGTAGCCCTTTGAATTATTCAGTACCtatatgaagtagctcacagtttcacaAAGGTGACCATCCAATTTGTCCCATAGGACAAAGTTAataaaatacagagaaaacatgaatcattgtgtaaatgaaactcaacaatatttgcaggtgttcacagttttcctggtgcttttatcgcatgattgcagtcatttataATGTGAAATTGTTGCAActtccttaaattttcctctaattattacattatatcTCCCTTAGGGTTAGAGATAAGTATGATATGTCACATGTTGGTATGATATGTCTCTTATTGCTTAGGTgtggtcagtttcttacatatttaatattttatgtatatgtagaagagcaaactatggcacaataatgttgaaattacttgttttttcagcataaaatctgtggaccacttgaaatcaaactgcttcatttttggcccctgaactaaaatgaatttgaaacCACTGCTGTAGTCCAATAGTTGGTTATATCcagattagggctgggcgatatggacctaAACTCATaactcagtatttttttttttttcaaaatggtgatattgatatacgatataaatcgtgataattttaattcaattcctgatcagaaagacaattctaggtagggatgtcctgatagaactttttcacttccgatacgataccgatattgcatctttgagtattggccaatatcggtccaatacaatatcagcacgaattatacatacttttatgacttattttgtattgtggaatgttagtaaaggtttgatcaagtgatgtcacttaaacagaacaatagtcagcaacattaGGGATGATACAAACTGACCCAtatattattaaccaattggttacatacattttaaccttcaacataatatatacagtattttacaattgaataaatataatgtatatcggagattttacatgcagtccgataaaatctgatattcgttttctggctgacatcggaccgatatccgatattctGGGACTGGGTTATATAAATTTGCTGATGGAAAATGCCACACAgtctcatttattaacaaacagctgcacagtatGTGCAACTTTAGTCTTGTTCTTCTAtaatgcagtggttcttaaactttttttggctcatATACAGTATCCCCTTTCTCTACGTTTTGAATCTAAAGaatctcactttgtaaataagtgaatgaaactgtatttagtttctcctgaatgcatttatttttatagttttgatcatttctggtcatctccctcctgatgtgggaccgaGGCTCACTCTTATATTTTTAGtccatgttctaatcaagattaattctatcatcatttagttgttgtttgtctgtttttctttttttttcttttttttaagtatatttttctcgtattttttgtgtttttgttgttatttaaattattctctgtgtgtgtttgtggtgtcattttgtgtattctgttgttgtttgtttgttctttataTTATGAATTATTACATATCAtcttatattgtgtgtttttgttgtcttatcTATTCTATTGTTGttagtctgttttttgttatttttattattcactatTATAttatccttttttgtttttgtgagttgctggtaatatttagtatgattataatttttaactaaaaataaacattatgaattcatatttttaatgctttgtaatgccatcgtgtacccccatttgagaaacaatgcTCTAAAGGACagtacgtgtgagtgagttatgTAGTGTGGCTtctttaggggaaggtctgggttagaacgcactcaatGATCATCTGACTGGGCTTTTTTtgctaaaacaagtgttttaaaactaaataatttatgaaaaatgtgtatattgataatgtaattttctatatcgccaaagtagaaaacttaaaaaaatatattgtaaatCTCAATGAATAATCTGTGACTGTTTTTGTGTTCAGGTTCACAACAGGACTCATGGATCAGGAGGCGTTCTTCACCCTGGCCTAATTAGTCTCTAACATCTGCTCACATCTGCCAACCAATCAGCTGAAGTGTGAGGACCAGGACCCCCCCCCACCATGAATCGCTACCTGCCAGTAGCCCGCCAGCACTTCCTGTCGGCTCTGGCCAGCACCAGTGTGGTGGTGAAAACCATCAGTGTTGTGGTGGTCCTGCTTTACCTGCTGTCCTGGGCCATTAACACTCCGTACGTGCTGGGGGTCACCCCTGGGTACCTGTTTCCACCCAACTTCTGGGTGTGGACCCTGGTGACCCATGGGGTGGTGGAGCAGCACGTGTGGGGCGTGGCGGCCAGTGTGGGGACAGTGATGGCGTGCGGGCGCCTGCTGGAGCCTCTGTGGGGTGCCCTGGAGCTGCTGATATTCTTTACGGTGGTGAATGTGTCTGCGGGGCTGTTTGCAGGCCTGTCCTACCTCTTCACCTACATGGCCACCTTTGACCTGGACTATCTGTTTGCTGTGCAAGTTAACGGAGTGGCCGGGTTCCTGGGAGGGGTGCTGGTGGCCCTGAAGCAGACCATGGGGGACACCACTGTCCTCAGAGTGCCACAGGTTAGTTACACACACtagaattaattatttatttatttttgcagttaCTTTAGGAACATCAGCAACcaggaacatttaaaaaaaacatatttttttacttgtgaccaattttttgtaaataattcaaacaaaaatgcaggattttggacaaattcagtgttcttttaacaatttgagatgaaaAATGGCTTCCCTGTGATAGAAGccaaaatgtgagccctgctaatattgtggagtttcatcgAATCTGTGTAACAGTTTGGAGATATCTAGCTGAGATATTTATAACTGAATTTTATTAGTTTAATTTGAACAAAAACTCGTGGTTTTTCTGACTTTTCTTACTTTCTGCTGCATGCCGAATTGGATTTTCaaaaaggccagatttggcccccgggccttgagtttgacatgtgagctttaaatgttcacattttggtagagtttattatttatcctttattgaAAAGCCAGTggagggattttttttaaatcactaaataaactatttcttcttttcttctgtcCAGGTGAGACTTAAAGCGGCCCCTGCTCTGGTGCTGCTCCTGCTGGCCCTGCTGCGTCTGTCCGGGCTCCTGGACTCCTCCGCCCCTCTGGCTGCCTACAGCTATGGGGCCCTCTCTGGATGGGTCTATCTACGCTTCTACCAGAGGCACAGCCGGGGCCGCGGGGACATGTCCGACCACTTTGCCTTTGCCAGTTTCTTCCCTGAGGCGCTGCAGCCCGCCGTGGGTCTGCTAGCGGGTCTGATCCACTCCGTCCTGGTGAAGATCAAAGTGTGCAGGAAGATGGTGAAGAGGTACGATGTCGGAGCTCCTTCCTCCATTACCATCAGCCTGCCAGGAACTGACCCCCAGGATGCAGAGAGGAGAAGGTGAGACACTGTTACGACCCTGCTGTTGGCCCAGCTCCTGTGTAACGTTGGAATTTAACCGTGAAAACACAAGCTGTAGTCTAACCAATAGCTGTTCTACAACATTCACATGTCTTACATTAACTGACATATGGTTGTATTTGAAATGTGAGATGAAATGTACACACTGTCAGAGATGTTACACACACATAATGTTCCTTTTGTTTGCTTAGTTTCCATTCCATCTCCGCTTTAAACGGCTTATTTCACACGTGAACAAACATCTGCTGTCAGGCTTTTAGCGCTTGTTCTGCATCTCTTTGTCTGACACCTTCACTTCTTCACTGTCACAAAGGTCCAAATGTTGAACATGTTGGTTGTGTGTCAGATGTTCAGCATGTGAAACAGGTTATTCAGGCCTATTGCAAAGCATTGGTAGGATggcttttttattgttttatttatatttaattttctatTGCCCAATTGATTGTTGTTCAGTGCTTTAAACTTAAGAAATGCTTAGAAATGCCACACATtggtggtgtgtagctcagtgggttgagcgcccgccccatgtacagaggctatagttcctcacctgcagcgggtccaggttcgattcccggcctgggaccccttcctgcgtgtcattccctgctctctctaacCCCCCTCCTGTCaacaactgtcatataaaggccactagagcccaaaaaatccttttttaaaaaaaaaaaaaaaaaaaaaaagaaatgccaCACATTGATTCCAATAGTAATTGGTTTCTGTCAGTTTGATTAGTCACTTTCTCACTGTGCACATCTCAGAAGTATTTTTAATACTTTGGTTTGTAGACAGAGGATATTTTTGGACCCCTaactgtgtctcaaacattggttccttaaggcttaatctacaaattcaaaacaatggccctcatttatcaaccgttgtGTGAAAACTGGTGCTAATCTGAGTTCACCCTGTGTcatacgacaggaccaacgtgagACTTATGAAACATTCATATCTGACTAATCCCAGCATACAAATGATTGCAGCTGAATGcgatcgtcattaacatgttacgcccttaAATATTCCaggttcggaggccccgcccactgaggtcaaacaaacactggcaaaGAAATAAACGTTTCAGCGACGAAAActtcactagggatgtaacgattcactcaactcccgatacgattcgattcacgatactgggtttgcgatacgattctctcacgatttattttacaaaatgggactgtagacaaatgatgactgaaaaatattcctttatttttttcgggaaaaaactagaaaatattatgatatttttcttttatttttcattgccaaaagaatcccttgataaactattcaaagcaatgcaatttaactaaaaataaatcttgaatgaaataaataaaggaataatacaaatgaagaagaagcctattaatttgaattctggttctatagtaaacaatgcaaaactgcataataattctttttctttttaaaagtgcaactgaaaatgtattttgtgccttaacaattcattgcactgtatttacagcagatatttgttttgaccagcagagggcactggtaactcAGTGGtcagaaaaacgtgacttttacagatattcacgtaatattacagatattcttttggtgctgaaggggtaaggaatcatttatgaacatgtttaagagtagaaggcggccagaaaaatAGTAGGAGATTCCGCCCGGTGCCTatgcttctggacaagagaaggatatatatatatagcgccatctgctgtttaaaaaaggtaCTGCAATTTTCAGAGTaccgatatgaaccgtgatacctgttaatcaattttttaactgccttacgattaattgttacatcactaatcctcacagctgaggtgaagaaaaacaaagatgtgaaaactggaattaaaagagctcatttaaacgctctgtggaagagaataacgGAGGAAGTGAACGGCGTTTCTGTGTTGGAGCGGACTCGGGCTGCGATCTGAATTAAATGATCAGTAAATTACTTAACCAATGCCTGATGATGGTTCAAAGGTATAgtagtggctatccgtacggttgccatatcagtataccaacattctatctgtacgcagcgctcCTATTcggccagtttaggtcagtcattggtcagtttttggtcacatgactaagactaaaccttaccctaaccctaaaaattgttgcgatattaggttataacctaaacctaaaacgCTAAGTATGTGTACTTCAGTAACCGTACCAGTAGCACCgcgggttgtccgtacggcaaccgtacaaatagacactttctaaaggTATTGTGGTGTTTAACTtctgggtggatcatcaagactattggtcctcctaattgtcagtcatgtttacgtaaggccgtcgtacgtgctcgtgcccaATACGCACCAGGTCCTTTgaaaattgatttttacttATTGGTGGTGaatctgacatagtgggaaaagtgcaaatctgcTTTTGGTAAGTAAGCTTGTAGAGCCAATGTCCACATCGACATGtacacagagctgtgcacgaggaagactgggctcgtgcacgctcttcGTACACATAGGCGTGATTCCTTTCTAAACATTGTCCACAATACTttgaaatgaaatgttactCATCCACAGCCTAAATGCGTTAATCCCTGCTTTTTGATCAAGACACTCctttacattttagtgaaaaaaaaagtatatgagTCAGGGTTGCGagtcctctctctctcccccagTGTGTGCTGCACAGTGATCAAACTGATCATATCAGGGCAGAGAACCTGGAGAGACACAGAAATATGTTGTTTATTGGCCTCAGTCGTCCACACATTGGaagcaataaaatacacattaaaataaatgaaggaaTTCCTTTAAAAAGACTCAGTGGAGGCTGAGCTGGTTCTGGTTCAGCCTTAGATCCTCACACAGCGCTGTTAATGAGACATCGCTACTTTAAAGTTAGCACTATTTTTAAATTGCTGAAGGTCATGATAAATGTAGTTAGAGATACTCATGCTTGGAAAATGTCCTCTACAAATACCAGTAAATACTCAGACACTGTGTAGacaaaaatatcattttattccaaacttttacttttatacaGACTAATTTGAAGAcgtgcttttcaaatttaaatgaggtattttGTGGGACCTTCAGTAATATTAGGgctgttgtttttaatatgccggtgtatttgattacacaactttcggaaTGCTGCGCAGCGTTTCAGACCGGCctcttttcaacgttgcacttctaaatatgaaggtaaacagtagcgctctggtgttagttatggtgtaaatcatacgtgtaaatggatcagaaagacacaattaaaaGCTCTGAAACTGCTTGTGAACATGTgtctgcgtgcgcatgcctctgctacaggagagcaacactcacggacacggaggcacggttagcttagcatgtcggcagtaatacacaaaaaaagagagcaaaggatcacaatttgtaattcctataacacAGAAATAAGTtgtggtggagctgcaaacaaaacactaccttattcaccataagaaaccaccacacaaCTGAGTATGCAACGTTTAAAggtagaaatcaagctaatgctaaagctaagctagcattgcaaagagccattgggctgctgtagcaagcttgtattactactagtgtggaattattctacaataatgatcatcatgacagtaaaatagatcatcctaagtcaatctactgcagtacttcctctctcaaccagtagaaaatgctgtgaacacctgattatacatgaaaaaaataccgtcatataccATGAAATcgttaaaattttgaaaaatattgtgatatgcatttttggtcatactgcCATGTTAGAATCACAGCGTAGGACAGTGCTTCCCAACCTTTCTtatcttgtgtaccccttgagcctttttgtcataccgtGAGTACCCCCTCCCTCATACGTGTTattgattctccaaaagtacaacataacacaactgaatattcaacgcaagtaattttatttcatcttcataaCTTTAACAATTCgtattcaggcattatcttcttatttaactcaaattaaacataaaatgatgttgccttcaaggcaataaaaatgataaatataataaatattatagtaaatgtttttattattaatattgtataatcaatactaatatattatgattatattgttattaaagaaaaataattgttgaaattagaaaaaaataagaagtaatcaaaataagtaatataaataaataaacacaaaacaaataattaacccgcctgtgttatatatagtgtttatgacatttactacaaaaggagcttctttataataatatgtcccctttaaacagtcATAGCGCACACGTAATATTTTATTGACGGATTTATGaaatgagaatattttttattatcttggaaataaattcttcatttttccacgtaccccctgtaatgtgttcacgtacccctggttgggaaacactggcgtaagggatcaaaatcacagcgtggGGGGTGTTTGCATCTGTACGTGCACCTGGATTATGTACATGTTTGTGTTGGTGCTTCCAGATTAATGTTATTACTAATATCAGTTTATGTTGGGACTATCAGAGCCTTGTTGAGTCGTATTACTTCTCTTTCTCGCTCACAGACAACTGGCCCTGAAGGCTCTCAATGAGCGTCTGAAGAAAGTGGAGGACCAATCAGCTTGGCCCAGCATGGACGATGAGGAAGACGATGATGAGGATGAAGTCAGGACTGACCTGCAGCCGCTCCTCTCAGCTGGTCGGGAGCCCACCTCCTCTACACCTAGAATAGGCGGAGGATCCGTCCCTGCTTCCTCCTCGTCAGCGTCACTAAGTGGTGGAGCTGCGTCATCGGGCCCCGTGCAGCACTCAGAGTCCAGCATCATCAGCTTTGAGGACGCGCCCTCCAGATCATAGCGGACGCTAACGTTTACACACGGTTGGGTGTCACGGGCAAGTATACGGCTGTGACCAGTTTATGAGTATCTTCAGTCATACTTTAAGCAGTACCAGCACACAGCAGGTGAGTTTCCACATGCTTCGTCACGGAGACGCAGAAAATGACTGGACAGATCAGACCTGTTGGTTATTAACGCTCCGTGGATCCTCTTTTATTCTTCTCTTCCCTCCTAGAGACGAACTTCTCTGCTCACAGCTTTTCTTTGTCTGTCtttccaaaaaataaagaacCTAAATGGATCACAATATTCTTTTAGAGTCTGTGTCAGAGCAGCCTTATTAGCGTACTTCTTTTCTAGGAGCTTGACAGAGTGACTGGGTGACAGGGCGAGTGCACGTGACCGAGTCTGTGATGTAACCAGAGGAGTGATGGAGGGACTTTGCACCAGCAGACGCAGCTTATTTTTGTCGTGCTACGAAACTTTAAGATTAACTACAAGACATAGTTTAGTGTGAGAGGAAAGTGTCTTCACTCTGGTGTCCATGTGGCTGCACTGAGTCCCAATCAGAAAATACATCATCTACAGAAGTTCAACAGTCTCTGTCCATATACCGGTACATAATTTATTAGTGATGCACTGAAATTCCAACCACCAAAAATCCTGGGCTGAAAAAAGCCAAacaaaacaggatgttgtaaaTACGCAAACAGCGCGCTcgcttgtctggaaacgggCCGACTTGTGCACAGACTCACGGAGCAGATGTATTGAGCTGAACACTAAAGCGTCTGCTGAGCAGAGTAGACGGAGTACGTAACGGCGGGCATACACTGTACGATTTTTCACTCctgcgtctatttttgggattgaACCGAGTCTCAGCTTAGTCGTGTGTCGTACATCGTggagtagggctgcacgattattgCCAAAATGTGATAATCATGATCATTCTTtattaatattgtaatcacgattaaaaCCACAATTATTAAATCTGAATTACTTTTGCAttactttgagaaaaaaaataatatatgaacagtttatggtgcaaaatgaagcttaaaataaaaaacgattccaaaaaacacagaaattgaccCAATAATGTAAAATGTACCAAGGTTTAACTGAATagatacactattacagagaaACGTGTGGTGTATGGACGTACGGTGTGAGCAGTCAAGAGTGTCGCTCCGTACAGCGTGAGAACATGAACCGTGAGCTGTGAATATTCTGACTCGCACAATTTGAGCTTGAGTTGAggacaacgattgaaaaaatgtCACAGTGTCTGCTCGCCTGAAGTGTgattatgtttctgtgtcacttagactctgtagttactgtacgTGTAACCAGCCCTCTGTCAACACCGACCACCATatctttaattcatttattctttgaagtattaatattaattcaaacaaatgtaatgttttcattttaatgagGTTAgtaccaggggtggactgggacaaaaattcagccctggcagacaccacgtagaagccattattaagtcaTTAATGCTCAACACGAGGCTTTTTgtgtcttcatttttatttatttcttcaggAAACCcattttacaacttcctttgtcccatttttgccaataaatatccctttttcccctacattttgcctctttttgttccacattttttgcactttttcactattgtttgccacatttgacCCATTTAATCTACCCTTTGCCTTTACATACCACTTTTTGCCCtattttggccactcttgaccgCTTTTTGCCAATTCTgatcacttttcactcttttcttgccagttttggaccgttttttttttttccccccttattcattttttgtcactacTCATCATGTCTACCTCCACTCGATCATAACAAAcgggaccggcccactttgcatcgaggccagtccacccctggttagtacacattcaaaGTCATAAATGCAATGTGAGTAAAAATTACCTAATTTATTTCCGTGtgtggttttctcattttgggttttggccaataattttgctttcggtgcatccctataaTCTACTGTTAATCTGGAAAGATTTCTTTGAATGTTACCCACATTCAGTGTTCAGAATGAAACTAAAGCTATGATTAAGAAAGTCTCAAAGTTGACCAATCACGTGTTTGATTCTGATTTTACCAGCTATATTTATTGCTttgaaaatgtagtataaaaatTCATCCATCTTGTCAATAATGCTTTACTTTGGGAACGTCTTtatgacaaaaacataaatttcaTGTTGTAGTCATATTTAAAGCTTAGTGAAAAGGCTGAAGTTGTAATTAAATTATTCATACAAGcctcattaaaatgtgttaaaaacttACAGAAACATTTTTGACAGATTGTAAAACAGCCCATTATTAAAGGTACATTCACATGGTTGCATCTCATCTGTTGAAAAATCTAAAGTAAAAAGCCATATTATTAGTGATCATCcactgtgtatttatttttttttgatagaCAGGTTTTTATAGTGTACCATCATTCATCTTGGATTAAACATCTGTTCCTAAATgatcatttttacctttttcaccGTTTCTATGACTTTCTACTAGCGTTGGTTCAGCATAACTCCTAGTACCTGTACTCCTAGTACCTGTACTCCTAGTACCTGTACTCCTAGTACCTGTACTCCTAGTACCTGAACTCCCAGTACCTGTACTCCTAGTACCTGTACTCCCAGTatctgtactacgaagctggatttcctcttattgcgctaacttccTGGATTTATTCGATGTGTTCTGTACTACGAtgctggctaacgtcttaccTGGGCTAAAtctccatggtaacttaggctgaacactgaactccaaaacacacaaaacggaacagaaaaatgcactaaacaactgcaaaaatacacaaaatgacgacaaaaccTTGCAGagttactccaaaaactcataagataacaacaaaaatacaggaattgacagaaaaatatataaaaccacaacaaaaacaaactgaatgactccaaaaaatgcaataaaacaacaataagaaatcacaacattaatccaaaaacaagtatgcacaaaatgagaacataaataaattaaaaaaaacactaaggGCACTCTGaaactggatttcctcttatctcGCTAACTTCTAGGTTTTATTTgatgtgtgctgtactacgacgctggcgTCTTAacgggctaaatcaccatggtaacttaggctgaacaccgagctccaaaacacacaaaaacaacagaagaatacacaaaacaactgcaaaaatacacaaaataactgcaaaaatacacaaaataacaacaaaatgacacaaaaatacttcaaaaacacatgacGACAACAAATCTACACAAATGTATAAaaccacaccaaaaacaaactgaatgactcaaaaaaaaatgcaaaaaaaaaccaaactgacacaaaacaataagaaatcacaaaatgaatcgaaaaactctaaaacaaatgcacacaaagtgagaaaaaaacctaaacttttacacattaacagtgtcgtatgcttcctgtct
This portion of the Gouania willdenowi chromosome 7, fGouWil2.1, whole genome shotgun sequence genome encodes:
- the tmem115 gene encoding transmembrane protein 115 codes for the protein MNRYLPVARQHFLSALASTSVVVKTISVVVVLLYLLSWAINTPYVLGVTPGYLFPPNFWVWTLVTHGVVEQHVWGVAASVGTVMACGRLLEPLWGALELLIFFTVVNVSAGLFAGLSYLFTYMATFDLDYLFAVQVNGVAGFLGGVLVALKQTMGDTTVLRVPQVRLKAAPALVLLLLALLRLSGLLDSSAPLAAYSYGALSGWVYLRFYQRHSRGRGDMSDHFAFASFFPEALQPAVGLLAGLIHSVLVKIKVCRKMVKRYDVGAPSSITISLPGTDPQDAERRRQLALKALNERLKKVEDQSAWPSMDDEEDDDEDEVRTDLQPLLSAGREPTSSTPRIGGGSVPASSSSASLSGGAASSGPVQHSESSIISFEDAPSRS